Proteins from one Cicer arietinum cultivar CDC Frontier isolate Library 1 chromosome 3, Cicar.CDCFrontier_v2.0, whole genome shotgun sequence genomic window:
- the LOC101503825 gene encoding uncharacterized protein translates to MVESEEQKRSPIIQKKLMESNSQNMATLISPRFKSAAAMAGWDEEALLLATLIVEDTPVRDSKHKKRFVLNSKSPHNNSSRKRRVLRNPRPIVLDLDEEETPKKDNGKKKKEKKNCVSEGINKVEENENKLTEKNSTTASALPCIDKLREELSCAICLEICFEPSTTPCGHSFCRKCLRSAADKCGKKCPKCRQLISNGRSCTVNTVLWNTIQLLFPQEIEARKVMSTTNNRQAASQIVIPETTFYTNTRNRSIQPIYPSSRRNDIDEDAALARILQRQIDTTTTRVHRNQTSSSSSSSNNVGRVRTRRGVSTNQDEDAAFALRLQREEFLQAFKSNSSSNHEEQPSSSSSTTSLGRANLRAMATRAMNLRNSRNRRM, encoded by the exons atggtGGAAAGTGAAGAACAAAAGCGCAGTCCCATAATCCAAAAGAAGTTGATGGAATCAAATAGCCAAAACATGGCTACACTTATAAGTCCTAGATTCAAATCTGCTGCTGCTATGGCTGGTTGGGATGAAGAAGCACTTTTACTTGCAACACTCATTGTTGAAGACACACCTGTTAGGGATTCTAAACACAAgaaacgttttgttttgaattcCAAATCCCCACATAACAATTCGTCAAG GAAACGTAGAGTTCTGAGGAATCCACGTCCAATTGTTCTTGATCTTGATGAAGAAGAAACTCCAAAAAAGG ATAAtgggaaaaagaagaaagaaaagaaaaattgtgtTAGTGAAGGAATTAATAAAgtggaagaaaatgaaaataaattgactGAAAAGAATTCTACTACTGCTTCTGCTCTTCCATGTATTGATAAACTAAGGGAAGAGCTTTCATGTGCA atTTGTTTGGAGATATGCTTTGAGCCAAGTACCACTCCTTGTGGTCACAG CTTTTGTAGAAAATGTCTGAGATCTGCTGCAGACAAGTGTGGCAAAAAGTGTCCCAAATGCAGGCAATTGATAAG CAATGGACGATCGTGCACGGTGAACACGGTTCTGTGGAACACAATTCAACTTCTTTTTCCACAAGAAATTGAAGCAAGGAAAGTAATGTCTACTACTAATAATAGACAAGCAGCATCTCAGATTGTAATTCCAGAAACAACATTTTATACAAATACAAGGAATAGAAGTATACAGCCAATATATCCATCAAGTAGGCGAAACGATATCGATGAGGATGCTGCATTGGCTAGAATATTACAAAGACAAATtgatacaacaacaacaagggTTCATAGGAATCAaacctcatcatcatcatcatcatcaaataatgTTGGAAGAGTAAGGACAAGAAGAGGGGTTTCTACTAACCAAGATGAAGATGCTGCATTTGCTTTAAGATTGCAGAGAGAAGAGTTTCTGCAAGCTTTTAAGAGTAACAGCAGTAGCAACCATGAGGAACAGCCATCTTCCTCCTCATCCACCACATCTTTAGGTAGAGCAAATTTGAGAGCTATGGCAACTAGAGCCATGAATCTTCGTAATAGTAGAAATCGAAggatgtaa
- the LOC101504463 gene encoding uncharacterized protein has protein sequence MVASDVLVTIACVAVYCLQVKSNFTSIGLGSNQIIACKSNWNVPHKCLDFFASMLVDVCPFKDSLPKKIYQAKKLVTMLGLKSEKIDCCVKGCMLYYKDNSADIECRFCHEPRYVPRKPGIGNHKDIPVKRMFYMPITPRFGFQPNYWYWTQHGEEAPHVDPENVPSSSGYIDNDDPFTLMQHMVDDAFGPTYDFQNMGDEGNEEENNEEPPNDDAQDFYDLLTAANKPLYEGASDSKLSICVKLLACKSNWNVPQKCLDFFATMLVDVCPFKDSLPKKFYQAKKLVTMLGLKSEKIDCCVKGCMLYYKENSADIECRFCHEPRYVPRKPGIGNHKDIPVKRMFYMPITPRLKRLYASTETAAQMRWHQHNRSSSGILRHPSDGEAWNHFDARYPDFANEPRNVRLGLCFDGFTPYIQASSTLYSCWPVVVTSYNLPPEMCMTKPFMFLTCLIPGPSNPTSKHHVYLQPLIDELKQLWSKGALTYDISMKQNFVMRATLMWTINDFPAYCMLSGWSTQGKLACPMCMDGNKAFTLKCGGKNSWFDCHRRFLPHNHAFRRSKKGFTKNRVVKDEPPPILTDEEVWGWVHNIPRVIDNAHSKLSGYGVSHNWTKRSIFWDLPYWKDNLLRHNLDVMHIEKNFFDNVFNTVMNVKNETKDDEKARMDLAIICQRSDLELVPHNNGKMTKPKANYCLTSNEAKNVCKWIKELKMPDGYASNLARCADVNRGQMNGMKSHDCHVFMEFLLPFVFSSLPDHVWKPLTELSQFFKGLCNNTLRHDELVKLGENIPFIICKLERIFPPGFFDSMEHLPIHLPYEAKLGGPVQYRWMYPFERMMGDFKRTVKNKARVEGSICMSYLHRETTYFCSHYFKTISLFDRSQHNEGAKLNDAVTTTLSISNQLGRPSGKAQTHWLSDAERRSAHVHILINCNEVKPYIDAFLHSNSILEEDPISQTRIHGEFPEWFRAYAIDKENGVTDPNLLSLAWGPNSMVKTWHKYYINGYKFHTKAWSQGKKTINSGVYVKGVTRGGEDDFYGVIQHIFELEYYKLPHKVALFYCQWFDPR, from the exons ATGGTGGCATCAGATGTCCTTGTCACAATTGCATGTGTAGCGGTATATTGTCTGCAAGTGAAGTCAAACTTCACTAGTATAGGTTTGGGTTCCAACCAAATTATTG CTTGCAAATCAAATTGGAATGTTCCACACAAATGTCTTGATTTCTTTGCAAGCATGCTTGTAGATGTGTGCCCTTTTAAGGATTCacttccaaaaaaaatttaccaagcGAAAAAATTGGTCACAATGCTAGGATTGAAGTCTGAGaaaattgattgttgtgttaaagggtGCATGTTGTACTACAAAGACAATAGTGCAGATATAGAGTGTAGGTTTTGCCATGAACCTCGATATGTTCCTCGTAAACCTGGGATAGGTAACCATAAAGACATTCCAGTTAAGAGGATGTTCTATATGCCGATCACTCCAAG GTTTGGGTTCCAACCAAATTATTGGTATTGGACTCAACATGGTGAAGAAGCTCCACATGTTGACCCAGAAAATGTTCCAAGTAGTAGTGGATATATTGATAACGATGATCCATTTACGTTAATGCAACATATGGTCGATGATGCATTTGGTCCAACTTATGACTTCCAAAATATGGGTGATGAAGGCAACGAGGAAGAGAATAATGAAGAGCCCCCAAATGATGATGCTCAAGACTTTTATGATTTGTTAACTGCTGCAAACAAACCCTTATATGAGGGGGCTTCtgattcaaaactttcaatatGCGTGAAACTTTTAGCTTGCAAATCAAATTGGAATGTTCCGCAGAAATGTCTTGATTTCTTTGCAACCATGCTTGTAGATGTGTGTCCTTTTAAGGATTCACTTCCAAAAAAATTTTACCAAGCCAAAAAACTGGTGACAATGCTAGGATTGAAGTCTGAGaaaattgattgttgtgttaaagggtGCATGTTGTACTACAAAGAGAATAGTGCAGATATAGAGTGTAGGTTTTGTCATGAACCCCGATATGTTCCTCGTAAGCCTGGGATAGGTAACCATAAAGACATTCCAGTTAAGAGGATGTTCTATATGCCAATCACTCCTAGGTTAAAAAGATTGTATGCATCAACGGAAACTGCTGCCCAAATGAGATGGCATCAACATAATAGATCAAGTTCAGGCATTTTACGTCATCCATCTGATGGGGAAGCTTGGAATCATTTTGATGCAAGGTATCCAGACTTCGCAAATGAACCAAGAAATGTAAGGCTTGGTTTATGTTTTGATGGCTTCACGCCATACATTCAGGCCTCTTCAACCCTATATTCTTGTTGGCCTGTTGTTGTGACCTCGTATAATCTCCCGCCCGAAATGTGCATGACTAAACCATTCATGTTTTTGACTTGTCTCATACCTGGACCATCTAACCCCACAAGCAAACATCATGTATATTTACAACCGTTAATAGATGAGCTTAAACAGTTGTGGAGTAAAGGGGCTTTGACTTATGATATTTCCATGAAACAAAATTTTGTAATGAGGGCAACCTTAATGTGGACAATTAACGATTTTCCTGCTTATTGCATGTTATCTGGATGGAGTACCCAAGGTAAGTTGGCATGTCCGATGTGTATGGATGGAAATAAGGCTTTTACCTTAAAATGCGGTGGCAAAAATTCATGGTTTGATTGTCACCGTCGTTTCTTACCTCAtaatcatgcatttagaagaaGTAAAAAAGGGTTTACTAAAAATAGGGTTGTGAAAGATGAACCTCCTCCAATATTGACCGATGAAGAAGTTTGGGGTTGGGTTCACAATATTCCACGAGTGATAGATAATGCACATTCTAAATTGTCTGGATATGGAGTTagccataattggactaaaCGAAGCATATTTTGGGATCTTCCATACTggaaagataatttattaaggCATAATTTAGATGTCATGCACATAGAAAAAAACTTCTTTGATAATGTGTTTAACACTGTCATGAATGTTAAGAACGAGACTAAGGACGATGAAAAAGCACGAATGGACTTGGCCATCATTTGCCAACGTAGCGACCTGGAGTTGGTTCCACATAACAATGGAAAAATGACAAAACCTAAGGCAAATTATTGTCTTACGTCTAATGAGGCAAAGAATGTTTGTAAATGGATAAAGGAGCTTAAGATGCCAGATGGGTATGcttctaatttggcaagatgtgcaGATGTTAATAGAGGACAAATGAATGGGATGAAAAGCCACGATTGTCACGTATTTATGGAGTTTTTGCTTCCATTTGTATTTAGTTCACTGCCTGACCATGTGTGGAAACCATTAACAGAATTAAGTCAATTCTTTAAAGGCTTGTGCAACAATACCTTAAGACACGATGAATTGGTCAAATTGGGTGAAAATATTCCATTCATCATATGCAAACTTGAAAGAATCTTTCCACCAGGATTCTTTGATTCAATGGAACATCTTCCAATTCACCTACCGTATGAGGCAAAACTTGGTGGTCCAGTTCAAtatcgatggatgtatccatttgaaag AATGATGGGTGATTTTAAGCGCACAGTGAAAAACAAGGCTAGAGTGGAAGGCTCAATATGTATGTCATACTTACATCGAGAGACAACATATTTTTGTTCCCACTATTTCAAAACAATCTCTTTGTTTGATAGAAGCCAGCATAATGAAGGTGCAAAATTAAATGATGCTGTCACGACAACACTATCAATTAGCAATCAATTAGGACGTCCTAGTGGGAAGGCCCAAACACATTGGTTGAGTGATGCTGAAAGAAGGTCTGCTCATGTACACATCCTCATCAATTGCAACGAGGTCAAGCCATATATTGA CGCCTTTTTGCACTCTAATTCCATTCTTGAAGAAGATCCTATATCTCAAACTCGTATACATGGAGAATTCCCAGAATGGTTTCGTGCGTAT GCCATTGACAAGGAAAATGGCGTGACTGACCCTAACTTGTTATCATTAGCTTGGGGTCCTAACTCAATGGTTAAAACTTGGcacaagtattacattaatgggtacaaatttcacacaaaagcTTGGTCTCAGGGTAAGAAAACCATAAATAGTGGAGTTTATGTGAAAGGGGTTACTCGAGGAGGGGAAGATGATTTCTATGGAGTCATCCAACATATCTTCGAGTTGGAGTATTACAAATTGCCTCACAAGGTAGCCTTGTTTTATTGCCAATGGTTTGATCCTAGATGA